In the genome of Drosophila pseudoobscura strain MV-25-SWS-2005 chromosome 3, UCI_Dpse_MV25, whole genome shotgun sequence, one region contains:
- the LOC4804972 gene encoding dynein regulatory complex protein 8, translating into MAKLLIEKLQSNVGEIESNFQQSQGKYQVCNMDMDMNNDLEKRISDAFCVFDHHGDKFIDVREVGTVLRLLGCVPTEEEVNEVISATESEETSGEVHLTKFLPHVSQLLMERKMEPAPPEKILQAFKILDPENKGYLAKETFGKLMMEEGEPFTQEEMDEMWPVAIDPISGHIPYEFYLNQLMVYL; encoded by the exons ATGGCAAAACTTCTAATAGAGAAACTACAATCAAATGTTGGCGAAATTGAAAG CAACTTTCAACAGTCGCAAGGGAAATACCAAGTCTGCAACATGGATATGGACA TGAACAATGATTTGGAGAAGCGGATTTCGGATGCCTTCTGTGTGTTTGACCATCACGGCGACAAGTTCATAGATGTACGCGAGGTGGGCACGGTTCTCCGGCTGCTGGGCTGTGTGCCCACCGAGGAGGAGGTCAATGAGGTCATCTCGGCCACCGAGTCGGAGGAGACCAGCGGTGAGGTGCATTTGACCAAATTTCTGCCACATGTCTCGCAGTTGCTAATGGAACGCAA AATGGAGCCTGCACCGCCGGAGAAAATCCTGCAGGCCTTCAAGATCCTGGATCCCGAGAACAAGGGCTACCTCGCCAAGGAGACCTTCGGCAAGCTGATGATGGAGGAGGGTGAACCGTTCACCCAAGAGGAAATGGATGAAATGTGGCCGGTGGCCATCGATCCTATTAGCGGTCACATACCCTACGAGTTCTACTTAAATCAGCTAATG GTTTATCTGTGA